A section of the Castanea sativa cultivar Marrone di Chiusa Pesio chromosome 12, ASM4071231v1 genome encodes:
- the LOC142619441 gene encoding putative invertase inhibitor: MASPISCLSILVISLLVASLFCQVSHALVDEAFLKNICQKTVDYEFCQSTLRSDARTFTANLDGLVLISISITVSHVLNTIDQIPNILKTLTDPLDKTRLQNCQTDYNEIQVKLNAAFSASDAKSYQEALNSLSGALIKRVECNDEYRLTPPIRDSPLLDASTKLQKLVDITWVIIEEIV, from the coding sequence ATGGCCTCTCCAATTAGCTGCCTATCAATCTTGGTAATCTCTCTACTAGTCGCCTCTCTTTTCTGCCAAGTTTCTCATGCCTTGGTTGACGAAGCCTTCTTGAAAAATATTTGCCAGAAGACCGTGGACTACGAGTTTTGCCAATCAACTTTACGTTCAGACGCACGTACTTTTACAGCTAATCTGGATGGTCTTGTTCTCATTTCTATTTCTATAacagttagtcatgtacttaatACCATTGATCAAATCCCAAATATTCTTAAAACGCTGACAGACCCATTGGATAAGACTCGACTTCAGAATTGCCAAACCGATTATAATGAAATACAAGTGAAATTGAATGCTGCATTCTCAGCTTCAGATGCAAAGTCTTATCAGGAAGCGCTAAATTCACTTAGTGGTGCACTGATTAAACGTGTAGAATGTAATGATGAATACAGATTGACCCCCCCGATACGTGATTCACCACTACTTGATGCTTCTACCAAACTGCAGAAGCTAGTCGATATTACTTGGGTAATAATTGAGGAGATTGTGTAA